Proteins from one Thalassophryne amazonica chromosome 20, fThaAma1.1, whole genome shotgun sequence genomic window:
- the khdrbs1b gene encoding KH domain-containing, RNA-binding, signal transduction-associated protein 1b produces MENDDKYLPELLAEKDSLDASFTHATKLLNAEIDRVQKGETKKEAETYLDLFTTKNIKLKERVLIPVKQYPKFNFVGKILGPQGNTIKRLQEETGAKISVLGKGSMRDKAKEEGLRQGGEPKYAHLSMELHVFIEVFAPVPDAYMRMAHAMEEVKKFLFPDMMDDICQEQFMEMSYLNGGQEHGGRGRGGLPVRGRGGPPVGAHRGRGMPPRGGPGRGVVARGGPTRGGAVRGGRGGLAAAASRGAAAPRARPPAAGPPQRMAAPPQHQHTPAAAESYDEYGYDDSYSETTYESYDSYYSQPQAEPEYYDYGHGETTDSYESYGQDDWNGTQRATQGKAPPPSRGAKTPYREHPYRQY; encoded by the exons AAATCGACAGGGTCCAGAAAGGTGAAACAAAAAAGGAGGCTGAAACATATCTGGACCTTTTCACAACAAAGAACATCAAGCTCAAGGAGCGAGTGCTCATACCTGTTAAGCAGTACCCGAAG TTCAATTTCGTGGGGAAGATTCTGGGACCTCAAGGTAATACAATCAAACGTCTGCAAGAAGAAACTGGAGCTAAGATCTCCGTGCTGGGCAAAGGATCCATGAGAGACAAAGCCAAg GAGGAGGGGCTGAGGCAAGGCGGCGAGCCCAAGTACGCCCACTTGTCTATGGAACTGCACGTATTCATCGAGGTGTTTGCTCCTGTTCCAGACGCCTACATGCGTATGGCACACGCCATGGAGGAGGTCAAAAAGTTCCTGTTTCCT gatatGATGGATGATATCTGCCAAGAGCAGTTCATGGAGATGAGCTACCTGAATGGAGGCCAGGAGCATGGAGGCCGAGGCCGAGGGGGCCTGCCGGTCAGGGGCCGAGGAGGACCTCCTGTTGGAGCACACAG GGGCAGAGGAATGCCTCCCCGCGGTGGCCCTGGGAGGGGCGTTGTGGCGCGAGGTGGTCCAACCAGAGGCGGTGCAGTGAGAGGAGGTCGAGGCGGACTTGCTGCAGCAGCCAGCAGGGGTGCAGCCGCGCCCCGTGCTCGTCCCCCAGCTGCAGGACCACCTCAAAGGATGGCGGCGCCACCTCAACACCAACACACCCcggctgctgctgaaagctacgacGAATAT ggTTACGATGACAGCTACTCAGAGACGACCTACGAGTCATATGACAGCTATTACAGTCAGCCGCAGGC AGAGCCAGAATACTATGACTATGGACACGGAGAGACTACAGACTCATATGAGTCATATG GCCAGGATGACTGGAACGGGACCCAGCGAGCAACACAAGGGAAGGCTCCTCCTCCATCGAGAGGGGCCAAGACGCCTTACAGGGAGCACCCGTACCGACAGTACTGA